A genomic stretch from bacterium includes:
- a CDS encoding FG-GAP-like repeat-containing protein, whose translation MKKTILLIIATFMCLAIWKDSAFSTVTFSRFTISDNVKKPHGDWAGDVENNNPKWEYDAFATIVDDYQAVWYSNLGKGMTWGAKNVIYTGDRWCLEIVAGDLDKDGWIDAVSSFVQSAATAISFLAVHKNNGNGTFTTTVLPTHTTRFRQIKLEDINNDTWLDIVVSGSAPSASLILESGLYWYKNNGSMSFTENFIGTCNGWKVDCFDDEGDKHLEIAVTEEFFGANGTSPARLLVYKNNGAEGFAQIVVDNLGLHMGDPPGGGGVRCADFDGDSRKDLLAGASNDGKLYWYKNNGGASFTKYTVDASASKVDGIDVGDFEPDGDMDIVACGRDYWIRWYENDGFGNFTSHSIDVQYILFDLPYVTYLDGDSCPDIIVTEATATTGHVFAYLNPCSGVGTEENKIKTTGNWLKMPSIVTKNSINITFGIENKSRVKLEVLDITGRVIDVINDANYDKGSYKTLWNTNEKPNGTYFLSLKAENCPIVTKRITLIR comes from the coding sequence ATGAAAAAAACAATATTGCTAATAATTGCTACGTTTATGTGTTTGGCGATTTGGAAAGACAGTGCTTTTTCAACAGTAACTTTTTCAAGGTTCACGATATCCGATAATGTAAAAAAACCACATGGAGACTGGGCAGGTGATGTAGAAAACAATAATCCCAAATGGGAATACGATGCTTTTGCTACTATTGTTGACGATTATCAGGCGGTCTGGTATTCAAATCTCGGCAAAGGAATGACATGGGGGGCTAAAAATGTTATTTATACAGGCGATAGATGGTGTCTGGAAATAGTAGCTGGAGACCTCGATAAGGATGGGTGGATAGATGCAGTGTCTTCATTCGTTCAGTCTGCTGCAACTGCGATTAGTTTTCTTGCCGTACATAAAAACAACGGGAACGGAACTTTTACTACAACCGTTTTACCTACTCACACAACAAGATTCAGGCAAATAAAATTAGAAGACATAAATAATGACACATGGCTGGATATTGTTGTATCCGGTAGTGCGCCCAGCGCTTCATTGATACTGGAATCAGGCCTCTATTGGTATAAAAATAACGGCAGTATGAGTTTCACGGAAAATTTCATAGGAACTTGTAATGGATGGAAGGTAGATTGTTTTGACGATGAAGGGGATAAACATTTAGAAATAGCCGTAACCGAAGAATTTTTTGGAGCTAACGGAACTTCACCGGCAAGATTGCTTGTTTATAAAAACAACGGCGCAGAAGGATTCGCTCAAATTGTAGTGGATAATCTTGGCTTGCATATGGGAGACCCTCCGGGGGGTGGAGGCGTAAGATGCGCGGATTTTGATGGAGATAGTAGAAAAGATTTACTTGCAGGCGCATCTAATGATGGAAAACTTTATTGGTATAAGAATAATGGTGGGGCTTCTTTTACAAAATATACCGTAGATGCTTCGGCAAGCAAAGTGGATGGCATTGATGTCGGAGACTTTGAACCGGATGGAGATATGGATATAGTCGCCTGCGGAAGAGATTACTGGATTAGATGGTATGAGAATGATGGATTTGGTAATTTTACATCTCATAGTATAGATGTGCAGTATATTTTATTTGATTTGCCTTATGTAACTTATCTTGACGGAGATAGCTGCCCGGACATAATAGTAACTGAAGCAACTGCAACTACAGGGCACGTATTTGCATATCTTAATCCCTGTTCCGGCGTAGGGACAGAAGAAAACAAAATTAAAACAACCGGAAATTGGTTGAAAATGCCTTCCATTGTTACGAAAAACTCCATCAATATAACTTTTGGGATAGAAAATAAGAGCAGAGTAAAATTGGAAGTGTTAGATATAACAGGAAGAGTAATTGATGTTATTAATGATGCTAATTACGATAAGGGAAGTTATAAAACATTATGGAATACTAATGAAAAACCAAATGGGACTTATTTTTTATCGTTAAAAGCTGAAAATTGTCCCATTGTCACAAAAAGAATAACGTTAATTAGATAA
- a CDS encoding FG-GAP-like repeat-containing protein gives MKKCFVLLFLSLFLCNLTYGQRVVTFYRYTIDSVLLTPHGDWAGDVRNDNPPWAYDAFATTAGNKDVVWYSNNSLGTTWGPKNTIYSSDRTCTEVSAGQLDADNWIDAVSSFVKSDSIAWSFLAIHKNNGNGTFTTTKLDSVKARLRQTRLVDVNNDGLLDIIVAASAPRTSAIFESGVYWYRNNGGMSFTKNFIATADAWKVDAFDNVDNDNHLDIVASEEFFSGQDVSASARIILYKNNGAEGFSQVVIEANLGRNLGDPPGGGGVRCADFDNDNKIDIVGSSSYNGVLYWYKNNDGTSFTRNAIDNMASNIDGIDIGDFEPDGNMDIVACGRNYWIRWYHNNGNGTFTMNSIDTQYRLFDLPFVTYLDGDTCPDIVVTEATNTSGWVFAYLNHCIASVEEKTSITQNNWLKTPSVVNKNSVDITFGIVNKGKIKLEILDITGRVINIIGNDYYETGVYKALWNTNGKPNGTYFLSLKSENTPVITKRITIVR, from the coding sequence ATGAAAAAATGTTTTGTATTGTTATTTTTGTCTTTATTTTTATGCAATTTAACATACGGGCAGAGAGTCGTAACTTTTTATAGATATACCATAGATAGCGTATTGTTAACGCCACATGGAGACTGGGCTGGTGACGTTCGAAACGATAATCCTCCATGGGCTTACGATGCGTTTGCCACAACCGCAGGGAATAAAGACGTGGTTTGGTACTCAAATAATAGCTTAGGAACAACATGGGGTCCCAAAAATACTATATACAGCTCTGATAGGACTTGCACCGAAGTATCTGCCGGGCAACTTGATGCGGATAACTGGATAGATGCGGTATCTTCATTTGTAAAGTCTGATTCCATCGCTTGGAGTTTTCTTGCTATTCATAAAAATAATGGTAATGGAACTTTTACAACGACTAAGTTGGACAGTGTTAAAGCAAGGTTAAGACAAACAAGGCTAGTAGATGTAAATAATGATGGATTGCTTGATATTATTGTAGCTGCAAGCGCTCCACGAACATCCGCCATATTTGAATCGGGCGTTTACTGGTATAGAAATAACGGTGGGATGAGTTTCACAAAAAACTTTATAGCTACCGCTGACGCATGGAAAGTAGATGCTTTTGATAATGTTGATAATGATAATCATTTAGATATTGTAGCATCCGAAGAATTCTTTTCCGGGCAAGATGTATCGGCTTCAGCAAGAATTATTCTATACAAAAATAATGGAGCGGAAGGATTTTCTCAAGTGGTAATCGAAGCTAATTTGGGACGCAATTTAGGTGACCCCCCGGGAGGCGGAGGCGTAAGATGTGCGGATTTCGACAACGATAATAAAATAGATATTGTCGGCAGTAGTAGTTACAATGGGGTTCTTTACTGGTATAAAAATAATGACGGCACTTCTTTTACAAGAAACGCTATAGACAATATGGCAAGTAATATCGATGGAATTGATATCGGCGATTTTGAACCTGATGGTAATATGGATATAGTAGCTTGCGGACGGAATTATTGGATTAGATGGTACCACAATAATGGAAATGGAACTTTTACTATGAATTCTATTGACACTCAATATAGATTGTTTGATTTACCTTTTGTAACATACCTTGATGGCGATACCTGCCCGGATATAGTAGTTACTGAAGCAACCAATACTAGCGGCTGGGTATTTGCATATCTAAACCATTGCATAGCCAGTGTAGAAGAAAAAACTTCTATAACACAAAACAATTGGTTAAAAACACCTTCTGTTGTTAATAAAAACTCGGTTGATATAACTTTTGGGATAGTCAACAAGGGTAAAATAAAATTGGAGATTCTGGATATAACGGGAAGAGTAATTAATATCATTGGGAATGATTATTATGAAACGGGTGTCTATAAAGCACTATGGAATACCAACGGAAAACCAAACGGAACTTATTTCTTATCGCTTAAATCTGAAAATACTCCTGTCATAACTAAAAGAATAACTATTGTGAGATAG
- a CDS encoding kelch repeat-containing protein: MKTLKIFILLSIFIFSNLFAGKWTRTNDLNSVRAGFGCVILTDGKILVFGSESGSTFETFDPATGKWTQGNITGANGGHPATILLPNGKVWFVPPDSVAAIASQVYDPTTNTWAAGPSISYYEKSASTLLNNGKVLITGYDCATPYTRTSLYDYQSNSLSLTGSTSVLQGDRTIEVLLHTGEALVIGGGAYPQNTELYNPSSGVWSNMPNATYGSYGGCGIRLPTPWNYVLVAGPGAQSQLFDPGTHTWAATGNLSSASRGVPAMTMLPMGKPMMIGGQVNETCELYDPASGVWTSVENMNYKRSHFSAPLLYTGKVLAIAGKVTSSIDITNTAEVYDTMMSVWGNKPSLSYARAGHTITPLPITHTTNCSTNVLIVGGENSLSFINSCELYNYAEERVASTVPLNTERAYHTANLLANGTVLIGGGKNTGGALKSCELYVVNAGVCSWTSTGDMITSRFNHTATLLKNGKVFITGGENTSGVLSSCETYNNNTGIWSAANSMTNPRTEHTCALLLDGRVLVTGGRISAGVTTGTCEIYNPTSGNWTSTGSLTTPRSLHNTILLQSGKVLAIGGKNNSGTALSSCEIYDPATGIWSATQTLNTARYMHNSILIYSGLVLTMGGYDGTNYLSSCELYDPLLSLTFSPTWQQTKPLNTARAMQGCCNIPELKPYVISIGGKSSGSNFLNSIEEYDIGLGYVPEWQSTITNYKSVTHISNPMNIQGTLFRGVTEADGGNHCHIVSSDHPIISLLRIPGGNWQSNGGGEALYMPYSDSWSETNTNVHPLIADSGHCMLWAIVNAIPTKWYEGCIAGKEESNAERKTKNSGLELRSNPISQITTIWYETPNKSNVTIKLYDATGRLTTSIIDEIKDSGIYNINVDTKKFTSGIYFVTLSTENFRATKKLILIK, translated from the coding sequence ATGAAAACATTAAAAATATTCATATTATTAAGTATCTTTATTTTCAGTAATTTATTTGCAGGCAAATGGACAAGAACAAATGATTTAAATAGTGTGCGGGCAGGTTTTGGGTGTGTTATTCTTACGGATGGAAAAATCCTGGTATTCGGATCCGAGAGCGGTTCAACATTTGAAACTTTTGACCCTGCTACCGGAAAATGGACACAAGGCAATATAACAGGTGCCAATGGCGGACATCCTGCAACTATCTTATTGCCAAATGGAAAAGTATGGTTCGTACCACCTGATAGTGTGGCAGCAATAGCAAGCCAGGTTTATGACCCGACAACAAATACATGGGCTGCCGGTCCAAGTATCTCTTACTATGAGAAATCCGCTTCCACTTTACTAAATAACGGAAAAGTTCTCATCACAGGATATGATTGCGCTACTCCATATACAAGAACTTCATTATATGATTACCAGAGTAATAGCTTATCTCTTACCGGTTCTACCAGTGTTCTTCAGGGAGATAGAACTATAGAAGTGCTACTTCATACGGGAGAAGCTCTTGTTATCGGGGGAGGAGCTTATCCTCAAAATACTGAACTCTATAATCCATCATCAGGAGTATGGTCAAATATGCCTAATGCAACCTATGGCAGTTATGGAGGTTGTGGAATAAGACTTCCTACCCCTTGGAACTATGTTCTTGTTGCCGGACCGGGCGCACAATCTCAATTATTTGATCCCGGGACTCACACATGGGCTGCTACAGGAAATCTAAGTAGTGCCTCCAGAGGCGTTCCTGCTATGACAATGTTACCTATGGGAAAACCAATGATGATAGGTGGACAGGTTAATGAAACTTGCGAATTGTATGACCCTGCTTCAGGAGTATGGACATCTGTCGAGAATATGAATTATAAACGCTCCCATTTCAGCGCGCCTTTATTATACACAGGCAAAGTTCTCGCAATAGCAGGTAAAGTAACAAGTTCCATAGATATTACAAATACGGCTGAAGTTTACGACACTATGATGTCCGTATGGGGAAATAAACCTTCCCTGTCCTATGCGCGAGCCGGACATACAATCACCCCATTACCCATAACTCATACAACTAATTGTTCAACAAATGTCCTGATAGTAGGCGGGGAGAACAGTCTTAGTTTTATTAATTCCTGTGAATTATACAATTATGCAGAAGAAAGAGTAGCTTCTACAGTCCCGCTTAATACAGAAAGAGCATATCATACGGCTAACTTGTTAGCCAATGGAACTGTTTTGATTGGTGGTGGGAAAAATACAGGCGGAGCGTTAAAGTCCTGCGAATTATATGTTGTAAATGCAGGCGTTTGCAGTTGGACATCTACAGGAGATATGATTACATCAAGATTTAATCATACCGCTACTTTATTAAAGAACGGCAAAGTTTTCATTACCGGGGGAGAAAACACATCAGGCGTTTTGTCTTCCTGTGAAACATATAACAACAACACCGGGATATGGTCAGCCGCCAACTCTATGACAAATCCAAGAACGGAACATACCTGCGCATTACTGCTTGATGGAAGGGTTCTTGTAACAGGAGGACGCATTTCGGCAGGAGTTACCACGGGAACTTGTGAAATATATAACCCGACATCCGGCAACTGGACAAGTACCGGAAGTCTTACGACGCCAAGGTCTCTACACAATACTATACTTTTACAATCCGGAAAAGTTCTTGCTATAGGCGGGAAAAATAATTCGGGAACGGCTTTATCTTCCTGTGAAATATACGACCCGGCAACCGGAATATGGAGCGCTACACAAACATTAAATACCGCAAGATATATGCATAACTCTATACTTATATATTCAGGACTTGTTTTAACTATGGGAGGTTACGACGGAACAAATTATTTATCTTCGTGTGAATTATACGACCCGCTTCTGTCTTTAACTTTCTCCCCCACCTGGCAACAGACCAAACCTTTGAATACGGCAAGGGCAATGCAAGGATGTTGCAATATACCCGAATTAAAGCCCTATGTTATTTCGATAGGAGGAAAAAGTTCAGGCAGTAATTTCCTAAACTCTATAGAGGAGTATGACATTGGACTCGGATATGTCCCCGAATGGCAATCAACTATTACCAATTATAAATCAGTAACTCATATCTCTAACCCTATGAATATACAGGGAACATTATTCAGGGGAGTAACTGAAGCAGATGGCGGGAACCATTGTCATATAGTATCAAGCGATCATCCTATAATTTCCTTATTGAGAATACCGGGAGGAAACTGGCAATCTAACGGAGGAGGCGAAGCCTTGTATATGCCTTATAGTGACTCCTGGAGCGAAACCAATACCAATGTTCATCCTCTAATTGCTGATTCAGGACACTGTATGTTATGGGCAATTGTAAATGCCATACCAACTAAATGGTATGAAGGATGCATAGCAGGAAAAGAAGAATCAAATGCAGAACGTAAAACAAAAAATTCCGGGCTGGAACTTCGAAGCAACCCGATTTCTCAAATAACGACTATCTGGTATGAAACCCCAAATAAAAGCAACGTAACTATTAAACTTTATGACGCAACAGGCAGATTAACAACTTCCATTATTGATGAGATAAAAGATTCCGGCATCTATAATATAAACGTTGATACAAAAAAGTTTACTTCCGGTATTTACTTCGTAACCCTTTCTACGGAAAATTTCAGAGCAACTAAAAAACTAATTCTGATAAAATAG
- a CDS encoding M23 family metallopeptidase encodes MWGIALFIFLSNSSLSYTLKQGDTFPTVLKSISISDSTANKITSVIRSKLDLRRCRAGDKLLVTKRENNFIELRYEANKKTIIVDSLFQVSELEIRKEFVCLEGAIDNGSLWDAVIKAGGTPNLIYIMADEIFSSDIDFNVETRNGDKFKLIAIAEYSGSRFIGYNRVLSATYTSGKDEYTGIYYDKASNSGYYSLDGKSLRKLFLRSPVSYQRISSGFTKARFHPVLRKWMPHLGIDYVAPMGTPIRTIGDGVVVFAGWKGGFGKHIIIQHSQGFKSYYGHLSSIITKKGKFVQQGDLIGKLGSTGMSTGAHLDFRLQKYGQFVNPIKIIPPPVMPLYGKNLEEYKNYTNKLTILSDVVKNINKIPVVDLVEHSGK; translated from the coding sequence ATGTGGGGCATAGCTTTATTTATATTTTTAAGTAACTCAAGCTTGTCTTATACATTAAAGCAGGGCGACACCTTCCCAACCGTTCTAAAATCCATAAGCATTTCCGACAGTACTGCAAATAAAATAACTTCCGTTATCAGGAGCAAATTAGACTTAAGAAGATGCCGCGCAGGAGACAAATTATTGGTTACCAAAAGAGAAAACAATTTCATTGAACTTAGATACGAAGCCAATAAAAAGACAATTATCGTAGATAGTTTATTTCAGGTCAGTGAGTTAGAGATAAGAAAAGAATTTGTATGTCTTGAAGGGGCGATAGATAACGGCTCGTTGTGGGATGCCGTGATAAAAGCAGGGGGGACTCCGAATTTAATATATATAATGGCGGATGAAATATTCTCTTCGGATATTGACTTTAACGTTGAAACCCGAAACGGAGACAAATTCAAATTAATTGCAATCGCCGAGTATTCGGGAAGCAGATTTATAGGTTATAACAGGGTATTATCCGCTACTTATACATCAGGTAAAGATGAATATACCGGAATATATTATGATAAAGCGTCGAATTCGGGTTATTATAGTCTTGATGGGAAATCTCTTAGAAAACTATTTTTACGTTCGCCGGTTAGTTACCAGCGAATTTCTTCGGGATTTACCAAAGCGCGTTTTCACCCGGTCTTAAGAAAATGGATGCCCCATTTAGGCATAGATTATGTAGCGCCTATGGGAACGCCTATCAGGACAATAGGAGACGGTGTTGTTGTTTTTGCAGGCTGGAAGGGAGGTTTTGGAAAACATATAATAATCCAACACAGCCAGGGATTTAAATCTTACTACGGACATCTTTCAAGCATAATAACGAAAAAAGGAAAGTTCGTCCAACAAGGAGATTTGATAGGAAAACTTGGCTCCACGGGTATGTCAACGGGGGCGCATCTTGATTTCAGGTTACAAAAATACGGACAGTTTGTGAACCCTATAAAAATAATTCCACCTCCGGTTATGCCGTTGTACGGGAAAAACTTGGAGGAATATAAAAATTATACAAATAAATTAACGATTCTTTCTGATGTAGTAAAAAATATTAATAAGATTCCTGTAGTAGACCTAGTAGAACATTCAGGGAAGTAA